The Procambarus clarkii isolate CNS0578487 unplaced genomic scaffold, FALCON_Pclarkii_2.0 HiC_scaffold_124, whole genome shotgun sequence genome contains the following window.
gaaagggaactatcattacctgccttgatcatgaaggaaagggaactatcattacctgccttgatcatgaaggaaagggaactatcattacctgccatgatcatgaaggaaagggaactatcattacctgccatgatcatgaaggaaagggaactatcattaCCCGCCTTGatcatgaaggaaagggaactatcattacctgccttgatcatgaaggaaagggaactaccgttacctgccatgatcatgaaggaaagggaactatcattacctcccatgatcatgaaggaaagggaactaccgttacctgccatgatcatgaaggaaagggaactaccgttacctgccatgatcatgaaggaaagggaactaccattacctgccatgatcatgaaggaaagggaactaccgttacctgccatgatcatgaaggaaagggaactatcattaCCTGCCACGATCATGAAGAAAAGGGTACTACCGTTACCTGCCATGatcatgaaggaaagggaactaccgttacctgccatgatcatgaaggaaagggaactaccattacctgccatgatcatgaaggaaagggaactaccATTACCAGCCATGatcatgaaggaaagggaactatcattacctgccttgatcatgaaggaaagggaactaccattacctgccatgatcatgaaggaaagggaactatcattacctgccatgatcatgaaggaaagggaactatcattacctgccatgatcatgaaggaaagggaactatcagtacctgccatgatcatgaaggaaagggaactaccattacctgccatgatcatgaaggaaagggaactaccattacctgccatgatcatgaaggaaagggaactaccattacctgccatgatcatgaaggaaagggaactatcattacctgccatgatcatgaaggaaagggaactatcattacctgccatgatcatgaaggaaagggaactatcattaCCTGCCATGATCATGAAGGAAATGGAACTATTATTACCTGCCATGatcatgaaggaaagggaactatcattaCCTGCCTTGATCATGAAGAAAAGGGAACTACCATTACCTGCCATGatcatgaaggaaagggaactatcattacctgccatgatcatgaaggaaagggaactaccGTTACCTGCCATGATCATGAAGAAAAGGGAACTACCGTTACCTGCCATGatcatgaaggaaagggaactaccGTTACCTGCCTTGATCATGAAGAAAAGGGAACTACCGTTACCTGCCATGatcatgaaggaaagggaactaccGTTACCTGCCATGATCATGAAGAAAAGGGAACTACCGTTACCTGCCATGatcatgaaggaaagggaactatcattacctgccatgatcatgaaggaaagggaactatcattacctgccttgatcatgaaggaaagggaactatcattacctgccttgatcatgaaggaaagggaactatcattaCCTGCCTTGATaatgaaggaaagggaactaccgttacctgccatgatcatgaaggaaagggaactatcattacctgccatgatcatgaaggaaagggaactatcattacctgccttgatcatgaaggaaagggaactatcattacctgccatgatcatgaaggaaagggaactatcattacctgccatgatcatgaaggaaagggaactaccgttacctgccatgatcatgaaggaaagggaactaccattacctgccatgatcatgaaggaaagggaactatcatt
Protein-coding sequences here:
- the LOC138360860 gene encoding titin-like yields the protein MKERELSLPAMIMKERELSLPAMIMKEMELLLPAMIMKERELSLPALIMKKRELPLPAMIMKERELSLPAMIMKERELPLPAMIMKKRELPLPAMIMKERELPLPALIMKKRELPLPAMIMKERELPLPAMIMKKRELPLPAMIMKERELSLPAMIMKERELSLPALIMKERELSLPALIMKERELSLPALIMKERELPRDISLGTPEKVCEDITRF